The genomic stretch GATGGTCAAGTGACCGTTGAGTTGAGTAGCTCGACGCTGAAGAGTGTTTATGTAGAAGCAATCAGTTTGGACAAGTTTGTATTGGAGGCGGATGGGATTGAGTGTTTGTACTTGAAAGATTGTGCTCTCGAGGATTTTGAACTCATTGGAAAGGGGACGTTGAAGAGTTTTAGGATCGACGATGTTAGTGTTATACATCTTGATATCGGCGAGATTGTTGAGAATCTTGAGAGTGTGGATATCAGCAACTTCACGATTATATGGCCAAAGTTTTACCAGATGATATCGAGGTCGTCAAATTTAAAGCGGCTTAGGCTTTGGGATGTGATGTTTGATGACGAGGACGAGGTTGTGGATTTGGAAACAATTGCCACTTGCTTTCCACAGCTGAGTCATTTATCTCTGAGTTATGATGTGAGAGATGGAGTGCTTCACTACGGGTTACTAGGCTCTTCTGATCTGGAGAATGTTGTTGTCTTGGAGCTCGGCTGGAGCGTGATTAATGATCTTTTCTCCCAGTGGGTTGAAGGGCTGCTTAAGCGTTGCCCAATTCTCAAGAAGCTAGTCATTCATGGTATTGTTTCCGAGGCCAAGACTGATGAAGAATGCAAGATGTTAGCCAATTTCACGACTTCCATGATTGAGCTGATGAGGAGATACACAGATGTAGATCCACATTTTAAATTTGAATAGGATTCTTCTTCTAAATGATGCCTTGTTATAGCTCAGACTTGTTTTAAGTCTGATTATGTTGGCAAATTTGCAGGTAACTTACAGATATCAAGAGTTTATGAACAATTTTTACTCGGTTATTGGTATGAATCCCTATTCAAAATCAGGAATTTGATCACTTTGTTTGCAAAGGAAAAGTTATTAAATATTAACTAATTTCAATATGTCAGATATTGTAACTGATTTGAGTTGTTACAATTTACAATTAGTGGTGGCATTTATGAGGCCTTCAAAGTTATACCATTAGGAATTTTTGCTAGAGAGTTTTATGTTTGTTTATATCTCTTCTCTTGGGGAGTGCATGTTCTAAATTGCTGTTGTGATCATGGAGCAAATGCGGCCGAAATTGTGATTACAATGTCGTTGTGGATATCTCTAAAACCCTAATGTTGATGTTTTTAATTAACATCTTCTTTCAATAGTGTGATGTGATGTATGTTGTTGTGTATGAAGTCATTCTTTCTTTCTCATATATACAAAATGAGACTCAGTCAATAAAGATGTTTGATTGAATATTTTGAATCACAGAATTTGTCACTGAATCACTTGAATCATGATTATGTTATGAATACAAACAAAGTGAAGCAAGAAAAACACTCGAGGTTGAACTATCCAAATCTGAAAAGGCCTTCTGTGGTTGATTTTGTTTATGATTTTTTCCCTTAAATGAGACGGAATATCTAAAGTTGATTGCTCCAAGTAACCCAAAATCAAacacacaatatatatatataataaattaCTTGATTTAGTGATAATAAGTGGAAGGTGAACCCATTAATCAATAAACATGATTTTGTTATCATAATTGATATTGATATAGGTTGTAACATTTATTGGATTCGAAGACGTTCTCCATAGTTCAAAATGGTGAATTCACGTGAACGTTTATGATACCTAGTTTATGATACCTAATTCGTAGGCATGCTAATTTTATGGGATGTCTTTAGGATAGTTTAGCGCATTGTGTCATCTCATCTTACTAAGATGAGTATCTTATATCTTCTTCTTTGTTTTATCTCTGTTTAAGGATTCTTAACTTCTTTGGAGGTGTGAGTGACTTGAAACTCTTCCTCTGATGTCGATACTTGTTTGAATCTTTAAGTCAGTCTTTTTTATACACATACTTCAATAGATGATCTTTTTGAATTAGATTTTAGATATAAATTGTTAATCTTTGGTAGTTTTCCGAGGAATGACCATATATTATGTAGTTTGGAGTATGTTTTCTTGTCTGCGTCGAACATTGATTATCATTCCCGGTAGTTCTCCGAGAAATGACCATATATTATGTAGTTTGGAGTATGTTTTCTTGTCTGCGTCGAACATTGATTATCATTTCCGAAATAAGTTGATTAAGTTTCAATCTTAAACGTCTCAAAATATTCTTACGAGGCTCTCCATCAAAGGGGTGTAATTAGATAGATAAATACTATATTCTTTTATCATTTTCTTGATCGTTTTATCATCCACCTTCGTCTTGAACGCAATATGGAGATCTTTTATAGGTGTATTAGTTTGGAACGATGTTGATGGTAGTTTATCATCCATCTTACCAAGATAAACATCTAATATCTTTTGTGAATTTAAATCTCCAAATTAAACCAATTTATTTATTGAAAAGTGAATTTTCTTGATGGATAATCCAAACCATATTTAAATTGGATCTTCATGCATTTCTAATAACTTTTACTACTAAAAAAACCTAATGATTATATATTTCTTATCTCTTTCTTCGCCTATCTATATTAATTGAACCATGCATGGTTAATTAAAATGTCACTAATTAATTATCACACAACATATATATTTTTAAGAGATTAATTgctatacactgtcagtgtaaatttttttacaccgtcgattcatcaccatcatccgtttctattactttatagatttttaaaataaaagtcaaacttcttttaatatccgacgtctatgattaactgatgatgtaaaatccttttacacaTTGAAGTGGACATTCACCTTTGGTAATGTTTGTACAACTCGCTCAATTAATAACAAAATGGAAAGTAGTACCACCGTCTTAAATTATATGAcattttgaatattttatatataaaaaatacaatttattttatataaaaaagagaaaatatataaaattttataatattattttttattaattatagAAAAAAGAGAGATTAAAAGAATTAGAAGAAAGAAGAATATTTCCTCTGTTCCATAATAAGTGACtcatttgaaataaaaaaatgtcttaaaatagtaaaaaatacattaaaaaataATCATTAATATTGTATTGGAATTacaaaataatttataatttttaaataaattttttataaaataatttataatttaaaatagGAGAGTAATGCTTAGACAATATGTATTTCACGTAAACCAATATGTATTTCACTAAATCTACTAGCCATTCCTTCAAATTGTGAGCCTCTATCAAAATAATTATAAAACTAGTTTCAGACATCTTTGTCCAAGTCCAAGTGATGGCATCCTCTTCCCCCTCCTTTTATTCATCCAACCACCAACGCCTCCTCTCCATGACAAAACTCATAACATCCCACGTAAACCAATCCCGCCACAAACAAGCTCTATCTATCTTCCACCACATGCACACCACCTTACCCATCTCCCTCGACCCACACGTCTTCACCCTCGTCCTCAAATCCTGCACCACCCTCCACCTCCCTCTCCTCGCCACCTCCATCCACTCTCACCTCATCAAAACCTCGTTCCTCACCTCCAACCACTTCCTCTCCTCCTCCCTCATCAACTTCTACGGCCACTGTCTCTCCCTCAACTCCGCACGTAAACTGTTCGACGAAACTCCTCAACCAAATGTCATCGTTTGGAACTCCATTATCGCACTATACTCCCGTTCACAACATATTTCGTCTGCTATTAAACTCTTTAACATCATGAATGTGCCTCCAAATGAATCCACTTTCAACCCAATTATCGCCGCCTTATCATTGTCGAATCAAAACAATGCTTCGTTTCAAGCCGTGAAGTTCTACCGAAAAATGATTGAGTTGAAACTGAAGCCGAGTTTGATCACGCTTCTCGCTCTTCTTCGCGCATCTGTTTTGACTGCGGctttgaatttgattaaagagatACATGGTTATGGGATAAGGAATGATATTGATTCGGATCCTCAAATGAGTAGTGGGTTGATTGAAGCTTACGGTAGATGCGGTTGTTTAATAAATTCGCGATTAGTTTTTTCGGGGATGAGGGTATGCGATAAAGATGTAGTTGTTTGGAGTAGTTTAATATCTGCTTGTGCTTTGCATGGTGAAGCTAGGGAAGCATTGGAGATTTTTCGAGAAATGGAGGTTTCGGGTGTGAAGCCGGATGGGATTGCTTTTCTTGGTGTTTTGAAAGCTTGTAGTCATGCTGGGTTGGATGATGAGGCGTTGGGTTGTTTTATGAGGATGCATAGGGATTATGGCGTTGAGCCGAATAGCGAGCATTATTCTTGTTTGGTTGATGTTTTGAGTAGGGCAGGGAGATTGTATGAAGCTTATGAGGTTATTAAAGGGATGCCTGTGAAGGTGACTGCTAAGGCATGGGGTGCTCTACTCGGTGCTTGTAGGAATTATGGAGAGTTGGGGTTGGCTGAGATTGCCGCCAGAGCTTTGGCTGAGATTGAGCCGGATAATGCTGCGAATTATGTTCTGTTGGCTAAGATTTATGCTAGTGTTGGGAGACAGGAGGAGGCTGATAGAATGATAAGGGAAATGAAAGAGAAAGGAGTGAAGACTGCGGGTGGTACTAGTTGGGTTGTGTATTCCTAGTCTTGAGATTAACTGTGTTTGCCAAACATGATTTTAATTTGCAGTCTTGGCTGAGATGTGGTTTTTAAAACTGCTGTAAATCGCAGACACTTGTTGTTTGTGTGCTCGCAATTGGAGTATCAAAGATCTCAAGAATTGTTGATGTTTTGGCCACAGGGATTGATTTTTTGCGGTGGATGTGTTGGACATGAGATAGTTTTGAGGCTACTACTGAGCTTCTAAAGGAATGCAAAGTTAAAAAATCATGGGATCTAACATGCCAACAATTGTTTTTGCGGAtcataatttaaaaataaaacttTCCTACAGTACTATCGGGGATGTTCTAAACTAAATAAGCATTCTTTGTAGGCATATAAAGTTCCGACTACCCGCTAAGGTTTTTGCAATTTTAATCGATAGAGGTGTTGCAACACTAATTGCGGTAATCGCCGTATGAATTAATCATAATATATTCTTTATCATAAGAAATGTAAATAACAATATTGGTATCGACACTCTTTTGGTATCGGCCACAATGAGAGAGTCGGTAAAATGTTTGTTAAATATGTAATTCTATTGTTGGGGTTGAGCCGAATTATCAGAGGTTCCCTTGTTTGAAATCGCTTTCGTTGAGTTATGTTACTATATCTGCGTTGGATTTGAATCTTTTGGTGTCTGCTTGTCCGAGGATTGAAGCTTTGGAGCTTGTGAATCCGGAGATCGCGATGTCGGATGGTCAAGTGACCGTTGAGTTGAGTAGCTCGACGCTGAAGAGTGTTTATGTAGAAGCAATCAGTTTGGACAAGTTTGTATTGGAGGCGGATGGGATTGAGTGTTTGTACTTGAAAGATTGTGCTCTCGAGGATTTTGAACTCATTGGAAAGGGGACGTTGAAGAGTTTTAGGATCGACGATGTTAGTGTTATACATCTTGATATCGGCGAGATTGTTGAGAATCTTGAGAGTGTGGATATCAGCAACTTCACGATTATATGGCCAAAGTTTTACCAGATGATATCGAGGTCGTCAAATTTAAAGCGGCTTAGGCTTTGGGATGTGATGTTTGATGACGAGGACGAGGTTGTGGATTTGGAAACAATTGCCACTTGCTTTCCACAGCTGAGTCATTTATCTCTGAGTTATGATGTGAGAGATGGAGTGCTTCACTACGGGTTACTAGGCTCTTCTGATCTGGAGAATGTTGTTGTCTTGGAGCTCGGCTGGAGCGTGATTAATGATCTTTTCTCCCAGTGGGTTGAAGGGCTGCTTAAGCGTTGCCCAATTCTCAAGAAGCTAGTCATTCATGGTATTGTTTCCGAGGCCAAGACTGATGAAGAATGCAAGATGTTAGCCAATTTCACGACTTCCATGATTGAGCTGATGAGGAGATACACAGATGTAGATCCACATTTTAAATTTGAATAGGATTCTTCTTCTAAATGATGCCTTGTTATAGCTCAGACTTGTTTTAAGTCTGATTATGTTGGCAAATTTGCAGGTAACTTACAGATATCAAGAGTTTATGAACAATTTTTACTCGGTTATTGGTATGAATCCCTATTCAAAATCAGGAATTTGATCACTTTGTTTGCAAAGGAAAAGTTATTAAATATTAACTAATTTCAATATGTCAGATATTGTAACTGATTTGAGTTGTTACAATTTACAATTAGTGGTGGCATTTATGAGGCCTTCAAAGTTATACCATTAGGAATTTTTGCTAGAGAGTTTTATGTTTGTTTATATCTCTTCTCTTGGGGAGTGCATGTTCTAAATTGCTGTTGTGATCATGGAGCAAATGCGGCCGAAATTGTGATTACAATGTCGTTGTGGATATCTCTAAAACCCTAATGTTGATGTTTTTAATTAACATCTTCTTTCAATAGTGTGATGTGATGTATGTTGTTGTGTATGAAGTCATTCTTTCTTTCTCATATATACAAAATGAGACTCAGTCAATAAAGATGTTTGATTGAATATTTTGAATCACAGAATTTGTCACTGAATCACTTGAATCATGATTATGTTATGAATACAAACAAAGTGAAGCAAGAAAAACACTCGAGGTTGAACTATCCAAATCTGAAAAGGCCTTCTGTGGTTGATTTTGTTTATGATTTTTTCCCTTAAATGAGACGGAATATCTAAAGTTGATTGCTCCAAGTAACCCAAAATCAAacacacaatatatatatataataaattaCTTGATTTAGTGATAATAAGTGGAAGGTGAACCCATTAATCAATAAACATGATTTTGTTATCATAATTGATATTGATATAGGTTGTAACATTTATTGGATTCGAAGACGTTCTCCATAGTTCAAAATGGTGAATTCACGTGAACGTTTATGATACCTAATTCGTAGGCATGCTAATTTTATGGGATGTCTTTAGGATAGTTTAGCGCATTGTGTCATCTCATCTTACTAAGATGAGTATCTTATATCTTCTTCTTTGTTTTATCTCTGTTTAAGGATTCTTAACTTCTTTGGAGGTGTGAGTGACTTGAAACTCTTCCTCTGATGTCGATACTTGTTTGAATCTTTAAGTCAGTCTTTTTTATACACATACTTCAATAGATGATCTTTTTGAATTAGATTTTAGATATAAATTGTTAATCTTTGGTAGTTTTCCGAGGAATGACCATATATTATGTAGTTTGGAGTATGTTTTCTTGTCTGCGTCGAACATTGATTATCATTCCCGGTAGTTCTCCGAGAAATGACCATATATTATGTAGTTTGGAGTATGTTTTCTTGTCTGCGTCGAACATTGATTATCATTTCCGAAATAAGTTGATTAAGTTTCAATCTTAAACGTCTCAAAATATTCTTACGAGGCTCTCCATCAAAGGGGTGTAATTAGATAGATAAATACTATATTCTTTTATCATTTTCTTGATCGTTTTATCATCCACCTTCGTCTTGAACGCAATATGGAGATCTTTTATAGGTGTATTAGTTTGGAACGATGTTGATGGTAGTTTATCATCCATCTTACCAAGATAAACATCTAATATCTTTTGTGAATTTAAATCTCCAAATTAAACCAATTTATTTATTGAAAAGTGAATTTTCTTGATGGATAATCCAAACCATATTTAAATTGGATCTTCATGCATTTCTAATAACTTTTACTACTAAAAAAACCTAATGATTATATATTTCTTATCTCTTTCTTCGCCTATCTATATTAATTGAACCATGCATGGTTAATTAAAATGTCACTAATTAATTATCACACAACATATATATTTTTAAGAGATTAATTgctatacactgtcagtgtaaatttttttacaccgtcgattcatcaccatcatccgtttctattactttatagatttttaaaataaaagtcaaacttcttttaatatccgacgtctatgattaactgatgatgtaaaatccttttacacaTTGAAGTGGACATTCACCTTTGGTAATGTTTGTACAACTCGCTCAATTAATAACAAAATGGAAAGTAGTACCACCTTCTTAAATTATATGAcattttgaatattttatatataaaaaatacaatttattttatataaaaaagagaaaatatataaaattttataatattattttttattaattatagAAAAAAGAGAGATTAAAAGAATTAGAAGAAAGAAGAATATTTCCTCTGTTCCATAATAAGTGACtcatttgaaataaaaaaatgtcttaaaatagtaaaaaatacattaaaaaataATCATTAATATTGTATTGGAATTacaaaataatttataatttttaaataaattttttataaaataatttataatttaaaatagGAGAGTAATAAACAACTATTTTTGTTGCTTGCTTAGACAATATGTATTTCACGTAAACCAATATGTATTTCACTAAACCTACTAGCCATTCCTTCAAATTGTGAGCCTCTATCAAAATAATTATAAAACTAGTTTCAGACATCTTTGTCCAAGTCCAAGTGATGGCATCCTCTTCCCCCTCCTTTTATTCATCCAACCACCAACGCCTCCTCTCCATGACAAAACTCATAACATCCCACGTAAACCAATCCCGCCACAAACAAGCTCTATCTATCTTCCACCACATGCACACCACCTTACCCATCTCCCTCGACCCACACGTCTTCACCCTCGTCCTCAAATCCTGCACCACCCTCCACCTCCCTCTCCTCGCCACCTCCATCCACTCTCACCTCATCAAAACCTCGTTCCTCACCTCCAACCACTTCCTCTCCTCCTCCCTCATCAACTTCTACGGCCACTGTCTCTCCCTCAACTCCGCACGTAAACTGTTCGACGAAACTCCTCAACCAAATGTCATCGTTTGGAACTCCATTATCGCACTATACTCCCGTTCACAACATATTTCGTCTGCTATTAAACTCTTTAACATCATGAATGTGCCTCCAAATGAATCCACTTTCAACCCAATTATCGCCGCCTTATCATTGTCGAATCAAAACAATGCTTCGTTTCAAGCCGTGAAGTTCTACCGAAAAATGATTGAGTTGAAACTGAAGCCGAGTTTGATCACGCTTCTCGCTCTTCTTCGCGCATCTGTTTTGACTGCGGctttgaatttgattaaagagatACATGGTTATGGGATAAGGAATGATATTGATTCGGATCCTCAAATGAGTAGTGGGTTGATTGAAGCTTACGGTAGATGCGGTTGTTTAATAAATTCGCGATTAGTTTTTTCGGGGATGAGGGTATGCGATAAAGATGTAGTTGTTTGGAGTAGTTTAATATCTGCTTGTGCTTTGCATGGTGAAGCTAGGGAAGCATTGGAGATTTTTCGAGAAATGGAGGTTTCGGGTGTGAAGCCGGATGGGATTGCTTTTCTTGGTGTTTTGAAAGCTTGTAGTCATGCTGGGTTGGATGATGAGGCGTTGGGTTGTTTTATGAGGATGCATAGGGATTATGGCGTTGAGCCGAATAGCGAGCATTATTCTTGTTTGGTTGATGTTTTGAGTAGGGCAGGGAGATTGTATGAAGCTTATGAGGTTATTAAAGGGATGCCTGTGAAGGTGACTGCTAAGGCATGGGGTGCTCTACTCGGTGCTTGTAGGAATTATGGAGAGTTGGGGTTGGCTGAGATTGCCGCCAGAGCTTTGGCTGAGATTGAGCCGGATAATGCTGCGAATTATGTTCTGTTGGCTAAGATTTATGCTAGTGTTGGGAGACAGGAGGAGGCTGATAGAATGATAAGGGAAATGAAAGAGAAAGGAGTGAAGACTGCGGGTGGTACTAGTTGGGTTGTGTATTCCGAGTCTTGAGATTAACTGTGTTTGCCAAACATGATTTTAATTTGCAGTCTTGGCTGAGATGTGGTTTTTAAAACTGCTGTAAATCGCAGACACTTGTTGTTTGTGTGCTCGCAATTGGAGTATCAAAGATCTCAAGAATTGTTGATGTTTTGGCCACAGGGATTGATTTTTTGCGGTGGATGTGTTGGACATGAGATAGTTTTGAGGCTACTACTGAGCTTCTAAAGGAATGCAAAGTTAAAAAATCATGGGATCTAACATGCCAACAATTGTTTTTGCGGAtcataatttaaaaataaaacttTCCTACAGTACTATCGGGGATGTTCTAAACTAAATAAGCATTCTTTGTAGGCATATAAAGTTCCGACTACCCGCTAAGGTTTTTGCAATTTTAATCGATAGAGGTGTTGCAACACTAATTGCGGTAATCGCCGTATGAATTAATCATAATATATTCTTTATCATAAGAAATGTAAATAACAATATTGGTATCGACACTCTTTTGGTATCGGCCACAATGAGAGAGTCGGTAAAATGTTTGTTAAATATGTAATTCTTTGTGTCAATCATAGTGCGACATGAGTCGAACAAAGTCTGTATTAACTGTATTTGACAGAAAGTCAAATACAGCTTGACGAAGCATGTAGTCGAAACATTTAGTTGTCGAAGGAGTTAACCTTGACAGAGTCAAACTTAACATTTATTCAACTCATGTCGCACTATGATTGACACAAAGAATTACATATTTAACAAACATTTTACCGACTCTCTCATTGTGGCCGATACCAAAAGAGTGTCGATACCAATATTGTTATTTACATTTCTTATGATAAAGAATATATTATGATTAATTCATACGGCGATTACCGCAATTAGTGTTGCAACACCTCTATCGATTAAAATTGCAAAAACCTTAGCGGGTAGTTGGAACTTTATATGCCTACAAAGAATGCTTATTTAGTTTAGAACATCCCCGATAGTACTGTAGGAaagttttatttttaaattatgaTCCGCAAAAACAATTGTTGGCATGTTAGATCCCATGATTTTTTAACTTTGCATTCCTTTAGAAGCTCAGTAGTAGCCTCAAAACTATCTCATGTCCAACACATCCACCGCAAAAAATCAATCCCTGTGGCCAAAACATCAACAATTCTTGAGATCTTTGATACTCCAATTGCGAGCACACAAACAACAAGTGTCTGCGATTTACAGCAGTTTTAAAAACCACATCTCAGCCCAGACTGCAAATTAAAATCATGTTTGGCAAACACAGTTAATCTCAAGACTCGGAATACACAACCCAACTAGTACCACCCGCAGTCTTCACTCCTTTCTCTTTCATTTCCCTTATCATTCTATCAGCCTCCTCCTGTCTCCCAACACTAGCATAAATCTTAGCCAACAGAACATAATTCGCAGCATTATCCGGCTCAATCTCAGCCAAAGCTCTGGCGGCAATCTCAGCCAACCCCAACTCTCCATAATTCCTACAAGCACCGAGTAGAGCACCCCATGCCTTAGCAGTCACCTTCACAGGCATCCCTTTAATAACCTCATAAGCTTCATACAATCTCCCTGCCCTACTCAAAACATCAACCAAACAAGAATAATGCTCGCTATTCGGCTCAACGCCATAATCCCTATGCATCCTCATAAAACAACCCAACGCCTCATCATCCAACCCAGCATGACTACAAGCTTTCAAAACACCAAGAAAAGCAATCCCATCCGGCTTCACACCCGAAACCTCCATTTCTCGAAAAATCTCCAATGCTTCCCTAGCTTCACCATGCAAAGCACAAGCAGATATTAAACTACTCCAAACAACTACATCTTTATCGCATACCCTCATCCCCGAAAAAACTAATCGCGAATTTATTAAACAACCGCATCTACCGTAAGCTTCAATCAACCCACTACTCATTTGAGGATCCGAATCAATATCATTCCTTATCCCATAACCATGTatctctttaatcaaattcaaagCCGCAGTCAAAACAGATGCGCGAAGAAGAGCGAGAAGCGTGATCAAACTCGGCTTCAGTTTCAACTCAATCATTTTTCGGTAGAACTTCACGGCTTGAAACGAAGCATTGTTTTGATTCGACAATGATAAGGCGGCGATAATTGGGTTGAAAGTGGATTCATTTGGAGGCACATTCATGATGTTAAAGAGTTTAATAGCAGACGAAATATGTTGTGAACGGGAGTATAGTGCGATAATGGAGTTCCAAACGATGACATTTGGTTGAGGAGTTTCGTCGAACAGTTTACGTGCGGAGTTGAGGGAGAGACAGTGGCCGTAGAAGTTGATGAGGGAGGAGGAGAGGAAGTGGTTGGAGGTGAGGAACGAGGTTTTGATGAGGTGAGAGTGGATGGAGGTGGCGAGGAGAGGGAGGTGGAGGGTGGTGCAGGATTTGAGGACGAGGGTGAAGACGTGTGGGTCGAGGGAGATGGGTAAGGTGGTGTGCATGTGGTGGAAGATAGATAGAGCTTGTTTGTGGCGGGATTGGTTTACGTGGGATGTTATGAGTTTTGTCATGGAGAGGAGGCGTTGGTGGTTGGATGAATAAAAGGAGGGGGAAGAGGATGCCATCACTTGGACTTGGACAAAGATGTCTGAAACTAGTTTTATAATTATTTTGATAGAGGCTCACAATTTGAAGGAATGGCTAGTAGATTTAGTGAAATACATATTGTTAAATGAGTACTCTCCTCTCTGCAGACAGGGAATCTCAAATAATTACGGCTAAAGGTAATGCCAAATTCATGAAACAATCTGTTCTTTTTTCTAAATTAAAATCTTCACAAAAACATTTCCATGTGATGAACAATATAGATTGTATGGTGTATTGGGAACAAAGGTGTACATACTTAGAATATATATTGACTTAAGACTTGAGAAGTTTCATATTCTGTGCCAAACAACTTTTTTTTGACCAATCATTTGCTTCGTAAAGGAATAAAAGAACCACAATTTTTAATATTTGATTTTACTTCTTTGTGGGGGTAGATAGATTAGGTACATTGCCTAAAAGTTCCCTTAATCCTTATATCTATTCACCAATAATGTTGGTCCAGAACTAACATCTAATCTAagtaaaagaaaaataattaacTATATATTTATTCTTCAAAAAATATTTGAGTTTTCCTTCCATGTAtggttattattattatttttctaaaAATTGTTAGATTTATAAATATTCAATTACTTGAAAGAGACGCTTAATCCTATCAAAGcgtaaataaataaataaataaataaataaataaataaataaataaataaataaataaataaataaataaataaataaataaataaataaataaataaataaataaataaataatcaaaTAAATGTGATTTGGATTTTTTTTACACATGAACCTAAGGTTGTATCAAATTCTTTGCCA from Lathyrus oleraceus cultivar Zhongwan6 chromosome 7, CAAS_Psat_ZW6_1.0, whole genome shotgun sequence encodes the following:
- the LOC127105481 gene encoding F-box/LRR-repeat protein At1g67190, encoding MEQLPVEVIGNILSHLKAARDVVIASATCKKWRFACCKHLHTLSFSSNDWPVYRDLTTTRLEILITQTILQISGLQSLSILMEDVDEFSASAVIAWLMYTRETLRELFYNVKTMPNVNILEICGRHKLEILDLSHNSIVGVEPNYQRFPCLKSLSLSYVTISALDLNLLVSACPRIEALELVNPEIAMSDGQVTVELSSSTLKSVYVEAISLDKFVLEADGIECLYLKDCALEDFELIGKGTLKSFRIDDVSVIHLDIGEIVENLESVDISNFTIIWPKFYQMISRSSNLKRLRLWDVMFDDEDEVVDLETIATCFPQLSHLSLSYDVRDGVLHYGLLGSSDLENVVVLELGWSVINDLFSQWVEGLLKRCPILKKLVIHGIVSEAKTDEECKMLANFTTSMIELMRRYTDVDPHFKFE
- the LOC127100588 gene encoding putative pentatricopeptide repeat-containing protein At1g03510, giving the protein MASSSPSFYSSNHQRLLSMTKLITSHVNQSRHKQALSIFHHMHTTLPISLDPHVFTLVLKSCTTLHLPLLATSIHSHLIKTSFLTSNHFLSSSLINFYGHCLSLNSARKLFDETPQPNVIVWNSIIALYSRSQHISSAIKLFNIMNVPPNESTFNPIIAALSLSNQNNASFQAVKFYRKMIELKLKPSLITLLALLRASVLTAALNLIKEIHGYGIRNDIDSDPQMSSGLIEAYGRCGCLINSRLVFSGMRVCDKDVVVWSSLISACALHGEAREALEIFREMEVSGVKPDGIAFLGVLKACSHAGLDDEALGCFMRMHRDYGVEPNSEHYSCLVDVLSRAGRLYEAYEVIKGMPVKVTAKAWGALLGACRNYGELGLAEIAARALAEIEPDNAANYVLLAKIYASVGRQEEADRMIREMKEKGVKTAGGTSWVVYS
- the LOC127103539 gene encoding F-box/LRR-repeat protein At1g67190-like, with the translated sequence ICNSIVGVEPNYQRFPCLKSLSLSYVTISALDLNLLVSACPRIEALELVNPEIAMSDGQVTVELSSSTLKSVYVEAISLDKFVLEADGIECLYLKDCALEDFELIGKGTLKSFRIDDVSVIHLDIGEIVENLESVDISNFTIIWPKFYQMISRSSNLKRLRLWDVMFDDEDEVVDLETIATCFPQLSHLSLSYDVRDGVLHYGLLGSSDLENVVVLELGWSVINDLFSQWVEGLLKRCPILKKLVIHGIVSEAKTDEECKMLANFTTSMIELMRRYTDVDPHFKFE
- the LOC127100589 gene encoding putative pentatricopeptide repeat-containing protein At1g03510: MASSSPSFYSSNHQRLLSMTKLITSHVNQSRHKQALSIFHHMHTTLPISLDPHVFTLVLKSCTTLHLPLLATSIHSHLIKTSFLTSNHFLSSSLINFYGHCLSLNSARKLFDETPQPNVIVWNSIIALYSRSQHISSAIKLFNIMNVPPNESTFNPIIAALSLSNQNNASFQAVKFYRKMIELKLKPSLITLLALLRASVLTAALNLIKEIHGYGIRNDIDSDPQMSSGLIEAYGRCGCLINSRLVFSGMRVCDKDVVVWSSLISACALHGEAREALEIFREMEVSGVKPDGIAFLGVLKACSHAGLDDEALGCFMRMHRDYGVEPNSEHYSCLVDVLSRAGRLYEAYEVIKGMPVKVTAKAWGALLGACRNYGELGLAEIAARALAEIEPDNAANYVLLAKIYASVGRQEEADRMIREMKEKGVKTAGGTSWVVYSES